GGTGTCATTCTTTAATATATCATGAATATTATTGTAATCTCCAACATTCATAAACGGATTAATTGATTGGTTGATATCCCCTAATATAGTCATATTGGCAGAATTAAAAAGTTTATAAAATATTTCATATTGTAATGGAGTGTAATCCTGTGCTTCATCTATGATTACATATTTAATTTGTGATGTATTTGGGATGCCCCCAAGAGCCCCTTTCAAATATAAAAGAGCGACTTGGTCCTCATAATAAAGACTCTTTACACTCAAATTATCTATTGTATAAGTTCTTATATTATCTATAAGATTTTTATCATACTCAATATTTGTTTTATCTAAAAATATCTCAAAATTCTTAAATAGATTTTTATAAGTGTCTATCAAGTCTAGCTCTGTCATTTTTGAAACTTTAGAATATATTTCTTTTAAATTTTCTTTTACAATAAAAGTGCTTTTTTCTATCATTTCTTCTTTTTCTATATAATTCCCAGACTCTTCAAGCTCTTTAAATACTTCATCAATCCAAACTTTTTCATATGGCTCAATTAGAAACATTATTCTTGATTTTATCTTTTCTAATCTTCTCTTAATTGGTAGATTTGAATAATCATTAGAAAATAAATCTTGCAAATCCTTAGCTGAAATTATCAACTTCCCTCTCACAATAATATCTTCAAAGTGTCTCATCTCTGTCTCTAAATGATTTATATATTGTTTTAATATATCTACAAACTCTGAAGATGTTTTAAATTCTATATTTTCTATCCTATCCCTATATGTTATTTTTTGATTATTATCAAATATATACTCCATCATTTCTGATGGGCTTTCTTTTTTAAAATCATTTCCTAATTCTTGATGCATATAGTCTTTAAATGTGGTCTGACAAATATTATCTTCACCAAGTTGTGGTAATACATTTGATATATAGTCGTTAAATATGTTATTTGGAGAAAATATTATTATATTTTTAGATGTTATTTTATCTTTGTGTCTATATAGTAAATATGCAATTCTATGAAGTGCTATAGATGTCTTTCCACTTCCAGCGGCCCCTTGTACAATTAAGTTTTTATAATCTTCATTACGAATGACTTGATTTTGCTCTCTTTGAATAGTAGTAACTATAGTTTTCATTTTCTCATCTGAGTTTTTACCTAAAAGTTCTTGTAAGATATCATCATCAATGTTTAGATTACTGTCAAACATATACTCAATTTTTCCATCTTTTATTTTATATTGTCTTTTTTTAGTTATTTCTCCAGAGATTAATCCTTCTGGACAATCATAGCTTGCTTGTCCAATTTCATAGTCATAAAACATACTTGAAATAGGAGCTCGCCAATCATATACAAGAAAATCATAATCTTCATCAATAAGATTTGATAACCCAATATAACAATTTTGAGTATCAACTTCATTATGTTCAGTAAAGTCAATTCGTCCAAAATAAGGAGATTCAATCATTTTTTCGTATTTGTCTTTGAGCTTTTCAGTAAGTTCATGGCTCCTTTTTTGATGTTTCATAACATCCATAAATGACATAAATTCAGAAAGCTGTTCTAATCCATTTTCAATAGAAATAGACCCTAGGTCATTCCATAATTCCCTTTGAGTTTCTATAGCATCTTTTTTTAGTTTATCTTTTTCTCTACGTTTTTCGTCAAGTTGTCTGTTAGCTTCTTTAAGAACTTTTTGGAGCCATTGATTTTCAAGATTCAATTCAAAATCATTTAGATTCATATTATAATCCTCCTCAATTGAAATTAACGTTTAATCCGCTATATCAATTATATAGAAATGAGGATATATTCATAGTCTTAAAAAAACTTTTTATTTATGATATAATTATAGTGGGAAGATAAATAGTTTCTAATCTTCATTAATATCCTTTTCACCATACTTTTCATCCTTAGATACATTCTGTTCATCAAATTTCTTGTTCTTAAAAAACTCTGGATGTTGTTTTACTATCTGTTCAAAAAATTCCGGATGCTGTTTAGTCATTTGTTCAAAGAATTCTTCTCTATTAAAAAAATCTTGAAATTCTTCCATACGTGGATTATAAAATTCTTTTCCTTCTTGAGAGCTCTGATGTGATTCCTCATGTTGATTTGGATGTGAACCCATATGACCCATTCCAAAACCTTCTCTTCCAAAACCTAAAAATTGACCAGGATGTGGTCTTGAGTGTGGCCCCATATGTTCCCTATCAAAATTAATATTATCATCACTTTTTATACTTCTCTCTAGCTCATTAGTAATCTTAGTAAGAATATCACTTAAAATACTTTTTTCTTCTTTTTCTAAAATATCAAATATTTTATTAGTTGGGTCTTCTTCTTGCTCAATTTTATTAATCTCATCCATGCCTTTTGATGTTAATCTTACTACCATTACTCTACGGTCTTTTTCTGAAGGTGTACGAGTAATAAACCCTTGATTTTCTAGTTTTGAAAGCAACTCACCTAAAGATTGAGGTCTCATATCAAGCAAATATGATAGTTCTTTTTGAGTAATTTCTGGTTTTATTTTTAGCATAGATAACACTCTTCCCTGACCCCTATGTGTTCCTCTAAAAAAACCATGTGATTTATGATTTTGAAGGTGAAATTTATGTAGTAACGATTGTACTTTAAAAAATTGCTCTAATAAATTTTCATCTTGAGTTTCATTCATGATTTTTACCTCCTAAATTAATTATTAGTTTTGTAGTCATACATTTTACTAATTATATAATTTCTTTCAAATAGACCTTTAAAAAGGTACCTTACTTGTATTGAGTATAAAAGCAAGCCTTCAATTTGTCAAATATTTTAACACTTTATTACTCTTTTATGCATCATAGTAAAATCCTTGTATTGTCTCTTTAAATAAATAATCAAATTTAATTTTTCAAACTAAAAAATCTAATATCTATGCTAATAAAATGCCCCAATTATAGTCTACTCATATTTCTTATGTTGAAGCTTTTCTATCAGGTATTTTGTATCCTTCTAAAGCTTTATTAATATAATCATTAAGAGGTTTTATAAGTAAGAATTTATCATAAGATATATAATTTATATTATTCAAATTCGATTTCAACATCCCCATTATTAGTAGAAACATTTAAAAGTTTGTTTCCATTTTTTTTACTATCAGGTAGATTACTTTCTCCTTTATGGGCTTCTGAAACTATTTTAAACTCCTCGTATTTATTATTTATCTTTCCCTTTATATTGCCGTTTTTAGCAAACAATATTGTATCTTTTTCAAACATGATTTTATCAAACAGAATGTCTCCATTATTCAAGTCAATATTAACATTTCCTTTCATGTCTATCTCTGGAAGAACTATGTCACTATTACTCGTTTTTAAATTGAAATCACTTTGTATTACGGCTGGTATTTCAATAGTGAGTGATTGTGCTGAATTATCATTAAAGCCGATATAGTCTAAAAATTCTCTCTCTGTCTTACTTCTTATAGAAAGAGTTCCATTTTCTTCATTTATATCAAGATAATTCTTTTCATTTTGAGAATATGAAAGACTTATAGTATCTGTTTCACTAATAACAAAATTGACTGGAATATTTTTTAAAACAATTTCAATCGTATTTATTTCGGCTGATGGTATGCTAAATTCCTTGACTTTAATATTCTCACTTTGTTTAGAACAACCATAAGCCAATGAACAAATACATAAAATCAATAATATTTTTACTATTTTTCTCATGACACACTCCTTATAAAGTTTTGTTCTTTAAACTAAGTAATCCTATAAAATAGAGTACTCCAGTTATAGCTAAACAAATTAGAATGTGTAACCACGCAGTACTATTGAACATAACAAGTTTAAAGAAAAGCACTAGAAAATGGCGTAATGGTGCAAAAGGTGTAAAGATACATATAATTGCAACAATAATAATATCAGTTACCCAACCGTACCAATTTTCTTGTATAGACAGCAGTACATGAAGAAAAACAATTATCATTAGTAAAAACATAGTCTGCTGTAAAAATGCAAGTAAAATCCCATTCTGCCACCAACCACATAAATCCATTAAATTAACCACAGTCTGTGAAGTATTCCACTTGTCTATACTGATATGAATAACTGTATTTGCCAAAGAAACTACTATTGCAGAAAGTAAATACAAGCCCATAGAGCCTATATAATAGTCTTTCTTACTAGCCCCTAAATTTATCAATTTTTTAAAATTATAAAACACGACAAAAAACGGAAGCATAATAATGTATAACCATGTATAATTTCCTCTACTGATTGCAATAGAAGAAGTCGACGAAGTAGTTGATAATATAACTACGATAAGTGTTATGATTAATGCAACTAACGCACTCGAAAAATTTCTCTTGATAATTGCTATTTTCGCTTTCATTTATTTTTTCCCTCCTCTTTTATCTACAAGCTGGACAAAAAATTCCTGCAATGATAATGGTCTAACTGTCACGTTATCTGTTGGTTTTATTCTTTTATCAAAAATATATTTTGTTGTATAACCGCCTGCTTTGATTTCTCCAATAACATTAAGAGACGTAGATACAGCTTCTACATCCTTCTGTAATCCACTTACACTGTATGCATATTCATCAATCACATTAACATCATCATAGAATTTTAAACTTCCTTTATCAATAATTATCAGTTTATGTATTGTATTAGAAATCTCGTCTATAATATGTGTTGAAACAATAATAATACGAGGGTGCCTTTCAAAGCTCTCTAATAACAAGTCATAAAATTCAGCACGCATAATTGCATCAAACCCTAAAACAGGTTCATCTAATAAAACAACGTCTTTATTACTTGCTAAGCATATGATAGTAGAAATCATGGTTTTCATACCTAATGAAAGCTTTTTAAATTTCTTATTTTCATCAAGCTCAAATCTATCTACCATTTCCATAGCAAATTCATAATCAAAGCTGTAATCCAGTTCATATGCTATCTGGATTAGTTTTTTCACAGGAAGATTAAAATGTTTTGCAAAATTATCAATATAGCTTACACTTGTCTCCATATTATCAATTGTGATTTGTTTTCCATTTATCAGTATACTTCCAGAAGTAATATTCTGGTATCCTGCAATAGATTTGAGAAGAGTCGTTTTTCCTGCTCCATTTCTTCCTAACAAACAATAAATTCCACTTTCTTCTATTTTCAAATTGAAATTTTTTATAACACTTGCTGTACTATATTGTTTACATACGTTATTCAATTCAATCATTCTTTGTACTCCTTTCAAAATTAGTAGTTAAAATAAGCTCTGATAACCGTTTACGACTTATACCGATTTTTTCAGCAGAAGATATAAATTCTTCTAGCTGATGATTAAAAAATAAATTTTGTCGTTCAGCCAGTATTATTTCTTTAGCGTTTGAAGTTACTGCCATACCAATTCCTCGTTTTTTATATAATACTTCTTTCTCTACCAACATACTTACTGCTTTAACTGCAGTTGTTGGATTTACAGAATATATTTTAGATATTTGAGTTGTAGAAATAACAATACTATCAGGTAAATATGTGTCATTTAATATCATATCTTCAATGATAGTCATTATTTGCTGATAAACTGGTTTATCTTCGTTCAATATATCTCCCCCCTACACATTTTTAGTTAATGGTTCATGTCATTAACCAATAACAAAGTATCATATTTTTAATTTTATGTCAATAAATAATATTCTTCTTTTTAAAAATACTTTTACTGAAAGAAGTATACCTACTTATGTATGGATTCTTTTTAGAAAATTTTTTTATTTATCCTATAAAATAAAAATACCCAATCAACTAAAATAGTCCGATTGGGTATAAATACTATTAAAAAATTATTTTTATACTTTAATAATTATTTTTATATTTTCATTTTTATCTAATTCTGTTCTTATCTAACTCCAACTTTTATTTAACTCTAGCTATTAAAGAAATTGTGTTAAAGTACTTACCATCTTCTACTTCCATCATTTTTTTATCATTTTTTGCATAAGAATTATCGCAGTTTAACCAATCTTGCCATGCTTCTTCATGACAATTTAAAGCTTCACACTTCTCTAAAATCACAGACTCAGATTCTGACCAAAGTTCATTCCACCATTTAAGAGAATGAAAATTCATGTTATCTTGCCAAAATGGAATAAGTTCATCAGGTATACAATCTACAAAATCTTGTTTTAATCCTGGCATTGCCATTGCAATTATTCCACCCTCTTTTACAAGAGGCGATATGTGGTTTTCTAAAAACCCTTCTTTATTTCCAAAGTAGTGATAAGAGTGAACACTTATTACTGCATCAAAGAACCCTTCTGCATAAGGTAATTCATGTGCCTCTGCTTGTATTGGAAATATTTTGTTATCTAAGTTAAACTCCTTAAATCTTTCATAATTCTCAGTTGGTTCTATCCACAAATCTGTTGCGAATACAGTTACATCAAATTCATTTGCTAAAAATATAGAAGATATACCTCTTCCACATCCTAAATCTAAGATACGCATTCCTTTTTCTAATTTTATATTATTTGTCAGTTCCTCTAGTATTTTTATACAATTAGGTCCCATCATATTTTTCATGAGGAACTCTTTGTCATATTTATTACTTTTCGTAAATATCATTCTATCTTTCCTTCCCTTATAAATTATTATTTATTTAAACTGTTTATATTTTAATCTATATACTAACTAATCTATTTAATTTAGTGGATATTTGACACTTTACCTTTTATTATACCATTTATTCTCATAAATATAATAATTCTATTATTTTAAAATCAGTATTTATAATAATTTAAAATAAATACTTATAAAATATAGTTTATCATAATAATACTCTAAAAAAACATCGAAAAATAAGTATTTTAGAGAGAAATAGAAAAAGTAGGTTTGATATATGTTAGTTATAAAATATGAACAAATAAAGAAGAAAACAGACATGAACTTTGTAATAACTAAAATAACCCAACTCCAAGGCAATTTTTTAAATTCTCCAGAAAGTATTATGAAACCACATTATAAAGCTAATTAAGATATTATTCTAAAAACAATAAAATAAGCAGTCAGTAAACACAAGTTTTTACTGACTGCTTATTTTGATTTAATATCTATTATAAATCTTCTAAGTAATACTTTCCTTGCAAAAATTCTGATTCTAGCCCTAGACTTTTGAAATAATTAACTAAAGACATACATGCAAATTTTTCTGTAGAATAATGAGTAGCACCTATAACGTTAATTAAATTCTCTTTTGCAATTCTATGAAATTCTAATGTTGGTTCAAAATGTTTTAAAGGCTTGGTAAATCCAGTAATATATAAATTTATCCCAAGCTCAGAGACTTCACTTGCCACAAATGGATAACTTCCTCCCCCTGCTGCAATAGCTACTAAACCATCTTTTAAAACAGAGTCTCCATAATCATATAGTTTTGCATCATGCCCAACTGTTTTTTTAACAAGTTCCTTAATCTCTTCTACTGACTTTAATGATGTCTTACATATAACTCCTACCTTGATTTTATCATCATATTTGCAGAATGGTTTGACAATCTCAAGACCCAAAGCATTTGCAAAACTAACAGAAGTTGAATAGTCACTATAATTGTCTAATGGTGAATGTAATACATAAAAAGAAATTCTACGTTCTCTCATCTCTTCCATATAAGATAGTGGAATATCATGAAATGGAAAATCTTCATCCGATGCTATATATCCCATTGCATGATGTGAAAAAAGTAAGATATCTCTTTCATCTTTATCTATGATTTGCTGAATTATTTCTTTATCTGGAAAAGTAGCTGTATACACTTTCTTAATGTCTTGAGCATTATCTAATACCAAACCTATGTATTTTTTCTTAAACTCTGGAGTAATAAAATCATTTTCAAAATTCATAAAACTCCAATCATCATCAATATTTTTAATATCAAATTCTAAGTCTAACTTTTTATAAAGTTCTTTTGCTTTAATACTAATCACTCCTTTATAATAACATTTAATTAATATATATTTTAACTTATTATCTTATAATTTGTTTGCTTATTATTCTAATCCTGTTAATCATTAAGCTCCTACTGACCTAAACTTTTTTTAGATTTTTAGGAGGCTTTTTCTTAACTGCAATAATTTTTAAAATATCATCAATCTCTTTCTCATTCTCCACTCTATAATTTATCCATCCTCCACTTCCACAAGGGTATCGCTTATCCCAAAATTCATTTGTCTTTGGCAATAAGTTATCCAATATATCTAATAGCTTGTCTACATCATTACTTCCAATTTGAATAGTTGCTGTAAAGCAATCTT
This sequence is a window from Clostridioides difficile. Protein-coding genes within it:
- a CDS encoding AAA family ATPase; translation: MNLNDFELNLENQWLQKVLKEANRQLDEKRREKDKLKKDAIETQRELWNDLGSISIENGLEQLSEFMSFMDVMKHQKRSHELTEKLKDKYEKMIESPYFGRIDFTEHNEVDTQNCYIGLSNLIDEDYDFLVYDWRAPISSMFYDYEIGQASYDCPEGLISGEITKKRQYKIKDGKIEYMFDSNLNIDDDILQELLGKNSDEKMKTIVTTIQREQNQVIRNEDYKNLIVQGAAGSGKTSIALHRIAYLLYRHKDKITSKNIIIFSPNNIFNDYISNVLPQLGEDNICQTTFKDYMHQELGNDFKKESPSEMMEYIFDNNQKITYRDRIENIEFKTSSEFVDILKQYINHLETEMRHFEDIIVRGKLIISAKDLQDLFSNDYSNLPIKRRLEKIKSRIMFLIEPYEKVWIDEVFKELEESGNYIEKEEMIEKSTFIVKENLKEIYSKVSKMTELDLIDTYKNLFKNFEIFLDKTNIEYDKNLIDNIRTYTIDNLSVKSLYYEDQVALLYLKGALGGIPNTSQIKYVIIDEAQDYTPLQYEIFYKLFNSANMTILGDINQSINPFMNVGDYNNIHDILKNDTCIINLSKTYRSTMEITRFSRKLLTEAINDEYVERHGDEPKIIGFTDKKQLNKKLIEDIKHYKQKNYKSIGIITKTVRETREVYEFLKENDVDVQCITKDDDEYINGVLIMPSYLSKGLEFDVVVLYNASNKNYNNEDERLLLYTCCTRALHVLNIYYLDEITSLLKQS
- a CDS encoding MarR family winged helix-turn-helix transcriptional regulator; protein product: MNETQDENLLEQFFKVQSLLHKFHLQNHKSHGFFRGTHRGQGRVLSMLKIKPEITQKELSYLLDMRPQSLGELLSKLENQGFITRTPSEKDRRVMVVRLTSKGMDEINKIEQEEDPTNKIFDILEKEEKSILSDILTKITNELERSIKSDDNINFDREHMGPHSRPHPGQFLGFGREGFGMGHMGSHPNQHEESHQSSQEGKEFYNPRMEEFQDFFNREEFFEQMTKQHPEFFEQIVKQHPEFFKNKKFDEQNVSKDEKYGEKDINED
- a CDS encoding DUF4097 domain-containing protein; translation: MRKIVKILLILCICSLAYGCSKQSENIKVKEFSIPSAEINTIEIVLKNIPVNFVISETDTISLSYSQNEKNYLDINEENGTLSIRSKTEREFLDYIGFNDNSAQSLTIEIPAVIQSDFNLKTSNSDIVLPEIDMKGNVNIDLNNGDILFDKIMFEKDTILFAKNGNIKGKINNKYEEFKIVSEAHKGESNLPDSKKNGNKLLNVSTNNGDVEIEFE
- a CDS encoding ABC transporter ATP-binding protein — its product is MKGVQRMIELNNVCKQYSTASVIKNFNLKIEESGIYCLLGRNGAGKTTLLKSIAGYQNITSGSILINGKQITIDNMETSVSYIDNFAKHFNLPVKKLIQIAYELDYSFDYEFAMEMVDRFELDENKKFKKLSLGMKTMISTIICLASNKDVVLLDEPVLGFDAIMRAEFYDLLLESFERHPRIIIVSTHIIDEISNTIHKLIIIDKGSLKFYDDVNVIDEYAYSVSGLQKDVEAVSTSLNVIGEIKAGGYTTKYIFDKRIKPTDNVTVRPLSLQEFFVQLVDKRGGKK
- a CDS encoding GntR family transcriptional regulator, whose translation is MNEDKPVYQQIMTIIEDMILNDTYLPDSIVISTTQISKIYSVNPTTAVKAVSMLVEKEVLYKKRGIGMAVTSNAKEIILAERQNLFFNHQLEEFISSAEKIGISRKRLSELILTTNFERSTKND
- a CDS encoding methyltransferase domain-containing protein; the protein is MIFTKSNKYDKEFLMKNMMGPNCIKILEELTNNIKLEKGMRILDLGCGRGISSIFLANEFDVTVFATDLWIEPTENYERFKEFNLDNKIFPIQAEAHELPYAEGFFDAVISVHSYHYFGNKEGFLENHISPLVKEGGIIAMAMPGLKQDFVDCIPDELIPFWQDNMNFHSLKWWNELWSESESVILEKCEALNCHEEAWQDWLNCDNSYAKNDKKMMEVEDGKYFNTISLIARVK
- a CDS encoding Nif3-like dinuclear metal center hexameric protein; amino-acid sequence: MISIKAKELYKKLDLEFDIKNIDDDWSFMNFENDFITPEFKKKYIGLVLDNAQDIKKVYTATFPDKEIIQQIIDKDERDILLFSHHAMGYIASDEDFPFHDIPLSYMEEMRERRISFYVLHSPLDNYSDYSTSVSFANALGLEIVKPFCKYDDKIKVGVICKTSLKSVEEIKELVKKTVGHDAKLYDYGDSVLKDGLVAIAAGGGSYPFVASEVSELGINLYITGFTKPLKHFEPTLEFHRIAKENLINVIGATHYSTEKFACMSLVNYFKSLGLESEFLQGKYYLEDL
- a CDS encoding DUF3788 domain-containing protein, whose translation is MLNKSVMPSEKEISEYVGKNHFNLILYLENLLDKKYDLRKELRFPFGNNYGWGYKYSHKTMHLFYVFFEKDCFTATIQIGSNDVDKLLDILDNLLPKTNEFWDKRYPCGSGGWINYRVENEKEIDDILKIIAVKKKPPKNLKKV